TTTCGGCCATGCCGTAGGCCGGCAGGATCGCCGAGGGCCGCAGGCCGAACGGCTTGCCCGCGTCCAGCAGGTCTTCGACGTCGGCTGGGTCGACGGGCTCGGCGCCGGATAGCGCGAACCGCAGGGTGGACAAGTCGAACTGCCCGGCGTTGGCCTGCCGGCGCAACCGCTTGGCCAGCAGCGCGTAGGCGAAGTTGGGCGCCGCGGTCATGGTGCCCTTGTACTTGTCGATCAGCTTCGCCCACAGCAGGGTGTCCCGCAGGAAGTCCATCGGGGTGACCTTGACCAGCTCGGCGCCGAAGAACATCGGGATGGTGAGGAACCCGACCATGCCCATGTCGTGGAAGCAGGGCAGCCAGCTGACCATGACGTCTTTGTCGACGTCGTACTCGGCGCCGATGAACATCGCCTCGGCGTTGGAGTAGATGTTGCGGTGGGTGATCTGGACCGCTTTGGGAGACCCTGTCGATCCGGACGTCAGCTGCATCAGCGCCAGGTCGTCCTCACCGACGTCGATCGGGTCGATCGGGTCCGACGCCAGCAGATCGGCGACCGTGAGGACCTTGATGCCCTTCTGCTCGAGCACCGGAATGGCGACCGTGAACGGTTCGGAGACCACCACGGCCTTGGCCTCGATCATGCCGATGACGGTCATGGTGTCCTCGGCCCACACCGCCAGGTCGGTGCGGGGCGTGGGCTGGTGCAGCATGGTCAGGCTGGCGCCGCGCATCCACAGGCCCTGCGCGGTGGGGGCGATCTCCACTGGGAAGCCGGCGAGCACGCCGACGGCGTCGCCGAGGCCGATGCCGGCAGCCGCTAGCCCGCCGGCGATACAGCGGGCACGCTCGTGCACCTCGCCCCAGGTGTGCCGGACGGGTTCGTGGGGTTCACCGGTCACCATGCCCGTCGTCGCGGTGCGGGCATTGTGGAACATCTTCTCGGTAAACCTGCTCACGCAAACCTCCTCGGTCCAACGCTTCCCCAAGGTCCGGGTTTTCATGTTCCACCTGCCACATCTCGCTTCGAGGCAGGCGCGCATACATATTGGGAAGCGTTTAGGTCTCGATTTGGTGATGAGCTCTTGGTCGTGGCTACTCGTCACCGCGGCTTATCTTAAGCATCTCTTAAGTATCTGCCAAACGAACACACGATTTGAGTGCCAAGTCACAGCTCGGCGCGTGGTCCTCACACATCGTTGGCGGGTGCCGGAACCACACGGGCGCCCGGTGCCGGCCCGGTAGCGACCCGAACGGTGCGGCATACGCCCGCACCCGACAGCTGGGTGCCGACATCGACAGCCGAGTCAGCCGAGTCGCACAAGAAAGCACACGTGGGCCCCGACCCGGACACGATTCCGGCCAGCGCACCCGCTTCGACGCCCGCGCGCAAGGCGCGCCGCAGCGTCGGATCCAGACTCACCGCGGCGGCCTGCATCTCGTTGCCCAGTAGCGGGGCCAGTTGCCGCGGGTCACCAGCGGCCAACGCCGCTAGCACCGGGCCGGGCTCGTCCAGCTGGGGCGGGTCCCCGGCCTCACGGAGCCGGTCCAGCTCGCTGTACACCGCCGGCGTCAACAACCCGCTCTCGGCGAACGCCAACACCCAGTGAAACGTGTTGCGCGACAGCACCGTGGCCAGCTCCTCACCGCGGCCGGTCCCCAGCGCGGTGCCACCGTGCAGCGCGAACGGCACGTCACTACCCAACTGGGAGGCCATCAGCCGCAGGTCGCGGCGGGGCAGGTTGAGTTCCCACAGCGAGTTCATCGCCACCAGCACCGCTGCGGCGTCGGCGCTGCCGCCCCCCATGCCGCCGGCCACCGGGATCGACTTGTCGACGAAGATCGACACATCGGGCGCGCGGCCCACATGCTCGGCCAGCAGCTCGGCGGCCCGCCAGGCCAGATTGCGCCCGTCGGTGGGCAGCTTCTCGGCACCCTCGCCTACCAACTCGAGCGACAGCACGTCGGCGTTGCGCACCGTCACCTCATCGAACAACGAGATGGCGTGAAACACGGTGGTCAGCTCGTGGTAGCCGTCGTCGCGACGATCACCGACGGCTAGGTACAGGTTGACTTTTCCCGGCACCCGGACGGTGACCGACCCGGTTGGCACCCACAACTCAGCGGTGTTCCCATCAGTCCCAGCCACCGCAGCAGACTATCGCCGCCACGGGTGCACCACTCGCAGCGGCACCGTCTGCGCGGTCCGGCCGGAGCGCGTCAGCCCGCCGAAACGTGCGCGGGGTCCTGGCCGCCGCCAGGTGTGTCATCGAGGTCGCCGGACCGCTGCAACAACCGCACGAAATCCTCAATGGACAGCGTCTCACCCCGGCGCGCGGGGTCGATGCTGGCCGCGAGCAAGCGGTTGGCCGACTCTTTGCCCGAGCCCGCCCATTGCACGAACGCGTTGCGAGAGGTCTTGCGGCGCTGGGCAAACGCAATGTCGACCAGCTCGAAGACCCGCTTTCGGAAAGCCTCGTCGGTGGGCCACGGCGACGTTTCGTAGCGGTCGATGCGAACCAGCCCGGAGTAGACGCGCGGGATGGGCCAGAACACCGTCGGAGACACCGTCCCGCACCGCCGAACCCGCCCGTAAAAGTTCACTTTGACGCTGGGCACGCCGTATTCCTTGCCGCCCGGCTCGGCGGCGAGCCGCTCGGCGACCTCGGCCTGCACCATCACCGTCACCGTGCGGATGGACGGGAATTCGGCGAGCAAATGCAGCAGCGCCGGAACCGCGACGTTGTAGGGCAGGTTGGCCACCACCGCGGTCGGCGTGTCCGTCAAGTCCTCACTGCGCAGCGCCAGCACGTCCCGGTTGACCACGCTGAACCGGTGAACTTCGCTGTTGGAACGTTCGGCGATGGTCTGCGGCAGCCGAGCCGCCAGCACCGGGTCGATCTCTACGGCGGTCACCGTCGCGCCGCGGTCCAGCAGCGCCAGCGTCAGTGAACCGAGCCCCGGGCCGACTTCGAGGACGACGTCGGACTTGCCGACTCCCGAGGCTGCGACCACCCGCCGCACCGTATTGGCGTCGTGGACGAAGTTCTGCCCGAAAGATTTCCGTGGCCGGAAATCAAGCTCTTTGGCTAACCGCCGGATCTCGGTGCGTCCGAGCAACCGGATCGTCAGCGGGCACCCACTCGTCCACTGCAGACGGGCCAGGCACCCCAGCCCTGACGCTGCCGGGTCACTTCGGCGACGGCGATCTGTTCTTCGCGGGTGGCCAGGTCGGCTCGGGGCGCATAGCGCAGCCCGCCGTTGGCCTCCCAGGTGCCCTGGTCGAACTGCACACCACCGTAGAAGCCGTTTCCGGTGTTGATCGCCCAGTTTCCGCCAGCCTCGCAGCCGGCCAGGCTGTCCCAGACGCTGCCGTCGTTGACGGGGGGTACCTCGGTACCCGGCTTGGTGCCGACCCGGACCACAGCTTCACGGGCCGGCGTGACGACCGAGTTGGAGATCGGCAGCCGGCCGGTCTCGACGCCGTTGACTTCGGCCACCGCGAACGTCACGTCCTGGGTACCCGGGGCGCCCGGGTCCTCGACGACCTCGCGGCTCATGTTCAGTTCCGGATCCTCGATTCGGCGCGCCGGGGGCGGCAGCGGGACCCGCTCGGTGACCCGCTCGATGCGGTTACGAGTGACCTGGATCTGCATCCCGTCGACGATCGGAGTATTCGCCGCGGGCACCACCTGGTCACTGTCCTGCAGCGGGGCGCCCGCCGCGGCCAGCAACCCGGCAACATTCGGTGCCGGCAGGTGCACCGTGCGCACCACGCCGCCGTCGGAGATCTCGACGGTCTTGGCGCTCACCACCGGCAACGTCATCCCGGCCAGCGGAACGCGGCTGGCGCGCGATGCCGCGGCCGGGGCGGTGTCGGTCATGGCCAGCTGCGCCAGCGCCTCATCGACAGTGGACGCGGTGGTCCACACCTGCCGCGAGTTCTGGCCGTCCAGTGTGATCTGCAGCGGCCGGCTGCGACGCAGGACGATGGTTGCGGCGCTCTGCACTGTGACATCGCCGGCCGGGTACAGGTCGTCCCGCTCGCCGACGGAGAACCCGTTCTCTTGCACGATGTCGATCACCCGCGACTTCATCGTGCTCACTCGCGTTGAGGTTCCGTCGACGGTCAAGGTCACGGTTTTGGAGGAGGAGACGGCGAAACCGCCGGCGAATACCAGTGCCACGAGCAGCGCGCCAACCAATAGGCGCAACATCGGTGATTCGGTTTGATGAAGTTTAGTAACCAGATTCAATGTCAATATCCCAGTCTGTTCCGACCCACTGCAACCGTCAGCATCAACTCTTCGATGAGCCCTCGACCATATTCAGCTGAAATGACGAAATGGGCCCGGAGGCCCACCCGTTCGATCACAAGACGGTAACGAACCGTCCAATGCAGGGCAACTCCGCCCCCTGTGTGTCGGGCTCGAATAGTGCCATCAACAGCCGGTCAGCGAGGGTCCACACCCAGTTCATAGGCACGACGGGCATTGCTGGTCGTGATTTCCGCCACTTCCTCGGGTGCACGATTGACCAGTTCAGCCAGCGCACGAACGGTGTAGGGCAAGCAGTATGGTTCGTTCGCTGCGCCACGGTAGGGGTGCGGGGTCAGGAATGGTGCGTCGGTTTCCACCAGCAGCTGCTCCACCGGTATCAGTGGAACAGCTTCGCGCAACTCGCGAGCGTTACGGAAGCTCACCGTCCCGGACAGACTCAGCAACCATCCGGCCGCCACACATTCGCGCGCCATTGCGCTGCCCGAAGAGAAGCAGTGAAAGATCACCGTGTCGGGCGCGCCCTCGGCGCGTAGCACGTCCAGCACCTCGCTGTCGGCATCCCTGTTGTGGATCATCAGCGGCTTGCCGATCCGCTTAGCCAGGTCGATGTGCCAGGCGAACGCATCGCGCTGGACCTCGGGCTGCGCGCAACCGTCGAGCTTTCCCGGCCAGTACAGATCCATGCCTGTCTCGCCGACGGCCACCACCCGCGGATGTGTGGCCAATCGTTCGATCTCGGTGCGAGCGGCATCGGTGAGTGCGTCGGCGCGGGTGGGGTGCAGCGCCACCGCCCCGTACACCCGGGGATCCCACCCGATTGCTTTGCAAACCCAGCGCGCAGATTCCATGTCGTCGGCGATGGTGACGATCGCCCGCACCCCCACCGCGGCCGCGCGATCGACGATCGCGCGCACGCCGTCGCCGTCGGACGCGCCGCATGCGTCGAGGTGGGTGTGTGCGTCGATCAACGGCGACAACGGCTCCGGCGCTGGCGGTGCTGCTCGGGTAGACCGGTTGGCGCTCACCTGGCACACGATAGGGGCACACGGGCAAGCAGCCCACCCAATAGGGTGGAGCGCGACATGGAGCCCTATTACGTCACCACCGCGATCGCCTATCCGAACGGCGCGCCGCATATGGGACACGCGTATGAGTACATCGCCACCGACGCGATCGCCCGATTCAAGCGGCTCGACGGCTTCGACGTGCGCTTCCTCACCGGAACCGACGAGCACGGCCTCAAGGTCGCGCAGGCCGCCGCGGCCGCCGGCATCCCGACCCTGCAGCTGGCCCGCAGCAACTCGGACGTCTTTCAGCGCATGCAGGAGAAGCTCAACATCTCCTTCGACCGGTTCATCCGCACCACCGACGCCGACCATCATGCGGCGTCGGAGGAGATCTGGCGTCGGATGGAGGCTAACGGCGACATCTACCTCGACAACTACGCCGGGTGGTATTCGGTGCGCGACGAGCGGTTCTTCGTCGAGTCGGAGACCCAGCTGCTCGAGGACGGCAGCCGGATCGCGGTGGAGACCCAGACGCCGGTGACCTGGACCGAGGAACAGACGTATTTCTTCCGGCTGTCGGCGTACGCGGACAAGCTGCTGGCTCACTATCGAGCGAATCCCGGCTTCATCGCCCCGGAAACCCGGCGCAACGAGGTGATCAGCTTCGTCTCTGGCGGCCTGGAGGACCTATCGGTATCCCGGACCTCGTTCGACTGGGGCGTGCAGGTCCCCGGGCACCCGGACCACATCATGTACGTCTGGGTCGACGCGCTAACCAACTATTTGACCGGCGCCGGCTTCCCCGACACCAATTCATCGCTCTACCAACGCTTTTGGCCGGCCGATCTGCACATGATCGGAAAGGACATCATTCGATTCCACGCGGTGTACTGGCCGGCGTTCTTGATGTCGGCCGGAATCGATTTACCGCGAAGGGTTTTCGCGCACGGATTTCTGCACAACCGGGGCGAGAAGATGAGCAAGTCGGTGGGCAACATCGTCGACCCGGTGGCGCTCGTGGACACGTTCGGTGTGGACCAGGTCCGCTATTTCCTGTTACGGGAGATTCCGTTCGGCCAGGACGGCAGCTACAGCGACGAGTCGATCGTCACCCGGATCAACACCGACCTGGCCAACGAGTTGGGCAATCTGGCCCAGCGGTCGCTGTCGATGGTAGCCAAGAACCTGGGCGGGGTGGTCCCCGAGCCCGGCGAGTTCATCGACGCCGACACCGAACTGCTGGCGACGGCCGACCGTCTGTTGGAGCGGGTGCGCGGACACTTCGACACCCAGGCGATGCATCAGGCGCTGGAAGCCATCTGGCTGATGCTGGGTGATGCGAACAAATACTTTTCGGCGCAACAACCTTGGGTGCTGCGCAAGAGCGGCACCGAGGGCGACCAGGATCGGTTCCGTACCACGTTGTACGTCACCTGCGAGGTGGTCCGCATCGCGGCGCTACTGGTTATCCCGGTGATGCCGGAGTCTGCCGCCAAGTTGCTCGAGCTGCTTGGCCAGTCCGAAAATCAGCGCACGTTCGCCGCGATCGGGCAACGCCTAACACCCGGAACGGTGCTACCGCCGCCGAGCGGGGTGTTTCCGCGTTACCAACCGCCCGAGTGAGCCGAGGCGGCAAAGCATCCCGCGGCGAAGCCGCGTGAACTTAACTTCTGCCATAGGCCATAATCGCCGTGTGGAGCGAAGACGGAATCGGGCAGTCAGCCAATCGCCGATAACCACTTTGAAGGAATTGCCGGCGCTGGTGGTGCTGGAGCGCATCCCGGTCCCGGTGCTGGCCATCGGCGAAGACGGCAGCATCCTGTTCACCAACACCGCTTTCGCCCAGATGGTCGGCTTCGAACCCGAAGAGGTTCTGCGACTGGGGTTTCACGAGATCTTCTACCAGGCGCCGGATACCGAGTCCTCGCTGCTGTCGTTCGTGCATGCGTTGGCCAACATGGTGGTCGAACTGGCGCACAAAGACGGTTCGGTGGTGCGGGCACTGATGAGTAGGTCGGCGGTGATGCGCGCTGACGACAAGTTCGCGCTGGCCGCATTCCAAGATCTGACCGAACAACTATGGGAAGAAGAACGCTAGCTTTTCGACGTCGACGTCCTTGAGCGAGGGCGCGCGCAGCGGGACGCAGAAACCAAAGGTTTAGGCATAGGCGCATATTGATACTTGTAGTATGCTTCTACAGGTGATCAAGAGTCGCGCCGACCTGGAATCCTACCTGGCGGCGGATCTGCGTGCTCAAGGACTGGAGCGGTGGCGGCACCGATACCGGATCATCCATCGCGCACCCTACTTCCAGCGCATGCTGCGCAAAACGGAATACTGGACGAATACCGCCCGCACCCCGGCCGGCCGCCTAGTGGCCGCTTACCTGCGCCTACGACTGAAATTTCTCGGCGAGAGACTCGGGTTCGGCATCCCGCTCAACGCGTTCGGGCCGGGCCTGTCGGTCGCGCACGTGGGCTGGATTCACGTGCACCACCGCGCCAGGATCGGTGCGAACTGCCGTATCCACCAAGGGGTCACGTTGGGCGAGGGACGCGCGGGCGAGTATCCGACGATCGGCGACGACGTATTCATCTCCCCCGGCGCCATGGTGCTCGGGGCCACCGTGGGCAGCCGCGTCGGGATTTACGCCGGGGCGGTGGTGAACCAACCGGTGCCCGACGACGTCGACGTCGCCGGCGTTCCGGCCCGGATCATCCGTGATCGTCGCCCGCTCGCCAGCACCCCACGCTAGGGGCCGTCCGGCACCGCGACCGGGCGGCTCGCGGCGGCCTCCACCGCGCGGTGGTGGCGCATGGCTTCCCGCGCCAGGTACTGGCGGAAATACGGTAGCGACGCCTCGGCCGCTACGCCGGGCAGCAACAGCATCCAGAGCTGGGTCAATTGCTCGTTGAGCTCTTTGGCCAGGCCCTCGCCGGTGCGACTGCGGGTCATAGCGATGGTCAACATCCGGGTTCCGAACATCGCGCCGACCACTGCTTCGCTAAGTGACTGAGGATCGACGTCCTCGCGTAGATCGCCTTCGGCTATTGCGCGTTGCGCCTCGGCCGTCATTGCCGCTACCCAGTTGGTACAGCAGCGTCCCGCGGCCTCGTTGAATCCGCTCAGTGCGCCAATCAGCTGTTCGGCCGCCCGCGCCGTCTTGTCCGAGCTGACTACATACGTGACCGCGAAGGTGCCGTGGATCATGTTCTCGAGTGCCGGCGACGCCGATCCACAGACATTGCCGAATGCAGCCAGCAGGATTGCGCTGCCCTCGTCGATGATGTCGGAGGCGAGCGCTTCCTTGGAGTCGAAGTGGTGGTAGAGGGCGCCCTTGGTCATGCCGGTCCGCTCGATGATGGTGCCCCACCCGGCGGCCGCATAGCCCACCTCGCTGAAAACGTCGATCGCGGCGTCGAGAATCTTTCGCCGGGTTACTTCGGATCGAACCTGGCGCGCCATTGCCCTGCCCTTTCCAATGTCAATCCAGTTATGATCCGAGCCCTTACATCTTGTTTTTCCTGGTCAGCCGCTAAAGCCTAGCAGTCGGGAGCCCCGCATTCTCGAGCGTGCGTCCCAGAACTGTTGGTGTCGTATCACCCGGCGCGCGTCGAGGCCGTGGCGGACGAAATGGCCAGCGCGGTGCGTCGCCTGATGAATTGCCTGAAGTAGTCGAACCGGTCGGGTTCCAGGATCCCTGCTAGGACGAGCACGCAGTTCTTCTCCAGATCAATTAGGTAACGCTGCGGATCGTCGAGATCGCTGGCCTGGCGCAACCCCATGTACATCGACACGATCAGGCGACCGACGTCGCGAGGCTCCCATGCACCCGAGACATCTCCCTCGGCAATGGCCCGCTCGACAACCCCGGCGAGCATGTCGATCCAGCCGCCGAGCAACTGCGATTGCAGGCCTTCGGTGCGGCCCACCGACTCGATCAGGTGCGACGCGGCCCTAGCTACGTCTTTGCTCATGTCCTGCACCGCCGCCAGGTAACAGAAGTCGATCAGCGTTTCCAGCCCGGACAGCTGCCTCGCCAGCAAATCTTCCACCGCGACCCGGCCATCAGCGGTGTGTTGCTCGATGATGGCCACCGCCAGCGCGTGCTTGGAGCGGAAGTGGAAGTACATGGCCCCCTTGGTCAACTCGGCCTCAGCGAGGATATCGTCGAGGCCGACATCGTGGTAAGCGCGGCGGGCGAACTGGTGAGCTGCGGCCCGCAAAATTAATTGCCGAGTGGTGTCTGCTCGTCCGTCTGCCGGTTCAGTCGACATTTGACCCGTGGGACTCGTCTGGCCGTGCCCGATAGCCGGGTGCGCTCCGCACACGGACCGAGGTCGCGTTGTCGGCGCCGTTGCCCGTCCCCGTCACCATTTCTTGTGCCCTCCTCGAGCGGGCCGAACCGGTTCCCTTTGCTAGGAGCACCGGCATATCTCCGGCGGCGCCCTGACCGCCACTTGCGAGGTTATCAGCCGGGCCGCAGCCCGAAGTGTTCTACGCCACAAAAGACTGCAAATTACCTCGGACAGTACCTAAGGTTGGCTTCAACCCTTCTAATAGTTCAAAAAGTATGTAGATTGGGTATTCAGAAGATCGATGGTTTGATGCCACCGCGACCGCGGCCATCTCGCCACCGCAGCCTGTGACCAACTTGGTTAGGAGAGACGGATGTCGTTCGTGACCACCCACCCGGAAGTCTTGGCAGCCACGGCAGGCACTCTGCAGAACATCGGCTGCGCTGTTAGCACCGGAAGTGCCGAGGCGGCGGTTCCAACGACCGCCCTGGCACCGGCGGCAGCCGACGAGGTGTCGGCCCTCACGGCCATGCAATTCGCCGCCCATGGACAGCTCTACCAAGCGGTGAGCGCGCAGGCCACAGCGATTCACCAGATGTTTGTGCAGGCCATGGCGGTCAGCTCCGCTTCCTACGCCGCCACCGAGGCCGCTAATGCGGCCTCGGCCGGTTGATCCATGTTGATCCAGGGGGAATGACAGCAATGGACTATGGCGCACTGCCACCGGAGTTCAACTCTGCCCGGATGTACGCCGGCGTCGGTGCAGCGCCGCTGCTGACCGCGGCGGTGGCCTGGGACAACCTGGCGACTGAATTGCAATCGGCAGCGTCGTCCTACACGGCCGTGATCGGGACGCTGACCGGCGGACCATGGCTTGGACCGGCAGCGATATCCGCCGCCGCGGCCGCCACCCCGTACGCCGCCTGGATGGGTGCCACCGCAGCACAGGCCGCGGAAGCCGCCAGCCAGGCCCGAGCGGCCGTCGCGGCCTACGAGGCCGCGTACGCGATGACGGTCCCACCAGCGGTGGTCAGTGCCAATCGAATACTGCTGGCCAC
The nucleotide sequence above comes from Mycobacterium vicinigordonae. Encoded proteins:
- a CDS encoding fatty acyl-AMP ligase: MSRFTEKMFHNARTATTGMVTGEPHEPVRHTWGEVHERARCIAGGLAAAGIGLGDAVGVLAGFPVEIAPTAQGLWMRGASLTMLHQPTPRTDLAVWAEDTMTVIGMIEAKAVVVSEPFTVAIPVLEQKGIKVLTVADLLASDPIDPIDVGEDDLALMQLTSGSTGSPKAVQITHRNIYSNAEAMFIGAEYDVDKDVMVSWLPCFHDMGMVGFLTIPMFFGAELVKVTPMDFLRDTLLWAKLIDKYKGTMTAAPNFAYALLAKRLRRQANAGQFDLSTLRFALSGAEPVDPADVEDLLDAGKPFGLRPSAILPAYGMAETTLAVSFSKCNSGLVVDEVDNDLLVALRRAVPATKGNTRRLATLGPLLQDLEARIVDEDGNVVPARGVGVIELRGECVTPGYLTMGGFMPAQDEHGWYDTGDLGYLTDEGHVVVCGRVKDVIIMAGRNIYPTDIERAAGRVAGVRPGCAVAVRLDAGHSRESFAVAVESNAFEDPAQVRRIEHDVAHEVVKEVDVRPRNVVVLGPGTIPKTPSGKLRRANSVTLVT
- a CDS encoding 4-(cytidine 5'-diphospho)-2-C-methyl-D-erythritol kinase, with amino-acid sequence MAGTDGNTAELWVPTGSVTVRVPGKVNLYLAVGDRRDDGYHELTTVFHAISLFDEVTVRNADVLSLELVGEGAEKLPTDGRNLAWRAAELLAEHVGRAPDVSIFVDKSIPVAGGMGGGSADAAAVLVAMNSLWELNLPRRDLRLMASQLGSDVPFALHGGTALGTGRGEELATVLSRNTFHWVLAFAESGLLTPAVYSELDRLREAGDPPQLDEPGPVLAALAAGDPRQLAPLLGNEMQAAAVSLDPTLRRALRAGVEAGALAGIVSGSGPTCAFLCDSADSAVDVGTQLSGAGVCRTVRVATGPAPGARVVPAPANDV
- the rsmA gene encoding 16S rRNA (adenine(1518)-N(6)/adenine(1519)-N(6))-dimethyltransferase RsmA, with amino-acid sequence MQWTSGCPLTIRLLGRTEIRRLAKELDFRPRKSFGQNFVHDANTVRRVVAASGVGKSDVVLEVGPGLGSLTLALLDRGATVTAVEIDPVLAARLPQTIAERSNSEVHRFSVVNRDVLALRSEDLTDTPTAVVANLPYNVAVPALLHLLAEFPSIRTVTVMVQAEVAERLAAEPGGKEYGVPSVKVNFYGRVRRCGTVSPTVFWPIPRVYSGLVRIDRYETSPWPTDEAFRKRVFELVDIAFAQRRKTSRNAFVQWAGSGKESANRLLAASIDPARRGETLSIEDFVRLLQRSGDLDDTPGGGQDPAHVSAG
- a CDS encoding resuscitation-promoting factor, with protein sequence MLRLLVGALLVALVFAGGFAVSSSKTVTLTVDGTSTRVSTMKSRVIDIVQENGFSVGERDDLYPAGDVTVQSAATIVLRRSRPLQITLDGQNSRQVWTTASTVDEALAQLAMTDTAPAAASRASRVPLAGMTLPVVSAKTVEISDGGVVRTVHLPAPNVAGLLAAAGAPLQDSDQVVPAANTPIVDGMQIQVTRNRIERVTERVPLPPPARRIEDPELNMSREVVEDPGAPGTQDVTFAVAEVNGVETGRLPISNSVVTPAREAVVRVGTKPGTEVPPVNDGSVWDSLAGCEAGGNWAINTGNGFYGGVQFDQGTWEANGGLRYAPRADLATREEQIAVAEVTRQRQGWGAWPVCSGRVGAR
- a CDS encoding TatD family hydrolase yields the protein MCQVSANRSTRAAPPAPEPLSPLIDAHTHLDACGASDGDGVRAIVDRAAAVGVRAIVTIADDMESARWVCKAIGWDPRVYGAVALHPTRADALTDAARTEIERLATHPRVVAVGETGMDLYWPGKLDGCAQPEVQRDAFAWHIDLAKRIGKPLMIHNRDADSEVLDVLRAEGAPDTVIFHCFSSGSAMARECVAAGWLLSLSGTVSFRNARELREAVPLIPVEQLLVETDAPFLTPHPYRGAANEPYCLPYTVRALAELVNRAPEEVAEITTSNARRAYELGVDPR
- the metG gene encoding methionine--tRNA ligase, with the protein product MEPYYVTTAIAYPNGAPHMGHAYEYIATDAIARFKRLDGFDVRFLTGTDEHGLKVAQAAAAAGIPTLQLARSNSDVFQRMQEKLNISFDRFIRTTDADHHAASEEIWRRMEANGDIYLDNYAGWYSVRDERFFVESETQLLEDGSRIAVETQTPVTWTEEQTYFFRLSAYADKLLAHYRANPGFIAPETRRNEVISFVSGGLEDLSVSRTSFDWGVQVPGHPDHIMYVWVDALTNYLTGAGFPDTNSSLYQRFWPADLHMIGKDIIRFHAVYWPAFLMSAGIDLPRRVFAHGFLHNRGEKMSKSVGNIVDPVALVDTFGVDQVRYFLLREIPFGQDGSYSDESIVTRINTDLANELGNLAQRSLSMVAKNLGGVVPEPGEFIDADTELLATADRLLERVRGHFDTQAMHQALEAIWLMLGDANKYFSAQQPWVLRKSGTEGDQDRFRTTLYVTCEVVRIAALLVIPVMPESAAKLLELLGQSENQRTFAAIGQRLTPGTVLPPPSGVFPRYQPPE
- a CDS encoding PAS domain S-box protein, whose translation is MTTLKELPALVVLERIPVPVLAIGEDGSILFTNTAFAQMVGFEPEEVLRLGFHEIFYQAPDTESSLLSFVHALANMVVELAHKDGSVVRALMSRSAVMRADDKFALAAFQDLTEQLWEEER
- a CDS encoding serine acetyltransferase — its product is MIKSRADLESYLAADLRAQGLERWRHRYRIIHRAPYFQRMLRKTEYWTNTARTPAGRLVAAYLRLRLKFLGERLGFGIPLNAFGPGLSVAHVGWIHVHHRARIGANCRIHQGVTLGEGRAGEYPTIGDDVFISPGAMVLGATVGSRVGIYAGAVVNQPVPDDVDVAGVPARIIRDRRPLASTPR
- a CDS encoding TetR/AcrR family transcriptional regulator, with amino-acid sequence MARQVRSEVTRRKILDAAIDVFSEVGYAAAGWGTIIERTGMTKGALYHHFDSKEALASDIIDEGSAILLAAFGNVCGSASPALENMIHGTFAVTYVVSSDKTARAAEQLIGALSGFNEAAGRCCTNWVAAMTAEAQRAIAEGDLREDVDPQSLSEAVVGAMFGTRMLTIAMTRSRTGEGLAKELNEQLTQLWMLLLPGVAAEASLPYFRQYLAREAMRHHRAVEAAASRPVAVPDGP
- a CDS encoding TetR/AcrR family transcriptional regulator, producing MSTEPADGRADTTRQLILRAAAHQFARRAYHDVGLDDILAEAELTKGAMYFHFRSKHALAVAIIEQHTADGRVAVEDLLARQLSGLETLIDFCYLAAVQDMSKDVARAASHLIESVGRTEGLQSQLLGGWIDMLAGVVERAIAEGDVSGAWEPRDVGRLIVSMYMGLRQASDLDDPQRYLIDLEKNCVLVLAGILEPDRFDYFRQFIRRRTALAISSATASTRAG
- a CDS encoding PE family protein; translation: MSFVTTHPEVLAATAGTLQNIGCAVSTGSAEAAVPTTALAPAAADEVSALTAMQFAAHGQLYQAVSAQATAIHQMFVQAMAVSSASYAATEAANAASAG